A genomic region of Gadus macrocephalus chromosome 5, ASM3116895v1 contains the following coding sequences:
- the ktn1 gene encoding kinectin isoform X2: MAVDIYDSQYLLILAPSLVIALMFLFFWLFMKETSYDEVLAKQKRDLKLPLFRADVRKKGDKKKSKKKENAGGGGGGVAGGGGESEEDQRDFDLTDAASSSSPELEDEPEQAILPAAAPVFVATPVEAPAGLRERKKKEKKAAKAVAAAAAAAAAAAAAAAAAPPTPTPTPTEEPAMNGSRPASRKSEAPLSVSKRPGSASPKPDVQAPVVAQVLAQVQTPPLTSGKKKDKKKQKVEAVEDQQQEIKVEQVAAPTPVKKEVHLMSETSLPPATTGGKKKNSAKKQKAESVDEPHVLVESAAPANHQVAPNDNSAPSKGSGKKQKNETDKVENAEMKLKELIGGLSSMALTEAEVVSVMALLCDKSPHALETWHKSAAKADPEAQERERLFITLMEEASIAKDKVKQLSQELQVEKLKTGRAESMLREQHAVMQKELGGMQAKTQSGYQELQAMQIKMREQLEGQISRLKQENSILRDAVSSAANQMESKNSAELNKLRSEYSGLMKELTETNGKLQQEEHQRKGLEVGYKQNVSQLEAQLQDTKRHWEELQNYHYKVNAEREKLQAAKQELQNQLLSVETEMNSKNNEIQNLHGSLQEAIVSKDRVEQRVRQLLEVTQHSMPDETLQAQVQELLNENKGLQVQIESQQHQNENLQAQMSSQATHISHFEELQKLLAEKELQRKSLEDSLNAERSSGAVRETNMQAIHNESMGLIAELLKLKTQISEQNDSRLALDQIQMSVQEREDNIKTVEDLLKTGLIEVANKEEELQAVREENQALKRDVEALRQQASEQITSETTVEELKSQLQQKDGELLSMDERLQASLGCSSATEQTVAVLEREIECLQAETVQSSADAGAQVLDLQAKLCSKDEELHALQGELEARTREVSQQVEQLQQQSQSVTPSPELLAALSEKDRQVSDLQVELSELRDSVELHRKKNNELREKNWSVMEALSATEALLQGKLSKAVKESQTALDSTQAECRDALHRLLPHVALPSGQNHGEWLNRFEQAAAESSAAQSNCAPASGELEGLQEKLKETEEAQKVMQKDCETYKKVLAETEGILQRLQSSVESEESRWKLKLEVSQGELGEMNVKVAALEQEIERLSDGAELENLRREKQQLEAELDRAERESATYVTEVKELKDLLTELQSKLDGSYTEAVRQNEQLIVLKTQLTRTVSKLQTEESERQKVAGDLYKAQQSLDLIQEELSKETGNADLIENSMSQTEEIDRKVKMTAGLNQTVRELQQLIQDVNRQLTKGQDAEADKDLPEV; this comes from the exons ATGGCGGTGGATATCTACGACTCTCAGTACCTTCTCATCCTGGCCCCATCCCTCGTCATCGCCCTCATGTTCCTCTTCTTCTGGCTCTTCATGAAGGAGACCTCCTATGATGAAGTGCTCGCCAAGCAGAAGCGAGACCTCAAGCTGCCCCTGTTCAGGGCTGACGTCCGCAAGAAGGGGGACAAGAAGAAGAGCAAAAAGAAGGAGaacgccggaggcggaggtggcggtgtcgccggaggaggaggggagtcgGAGGAGGATCAGAGGGACTTTGACCTGACTGACGCCGCCAGCAGCTCCTCTCCTGAGCTGGAGGATGAGCCCGAGCAAGCAATCCTACCCGCCGCTGCTCCCGTGTTTGTGGCCACGCCGGTGGAGGCCCCAGCTGgtttgagagagaggaagaagaaggagaagaaagcaGCCAAAGCAGTcgcagccgccgcagcagcagcagcagccgccgcagcagccgccgcagcagcTCCTCCTACTCCCACTCCCACTCCTACTGAGGAACCAGCGATGAACGGCTCCCGGCCCGCTAGCCGTAAGTCAGAGGCGCCTCTGTCGGTGAGCAAGCGGCCCGGCTCGGCCTCTCCCAAGCCTGACGTCCAGGCCCCGGTCGTGGCCCAGGTCCTGGCCCAGGTGCAGACACCTCCTCTGACCTCTGGGAAGAAGAAGGACAAGAAGAAGCAGAAAGTTGAAGCAG TTGAGGACCAGCAGCAGGAGATTAAAGTCGAGCAGGTCGCAGCTCCGACTCCAGTCAAGAAAGAGGTTCACCTGATGTCAGAGACCAGCTTGCCTCCTGCCACCACCGGCGGCAAGAAGAAGAACTCTGCCAAGAAGCAGAAGGCTGAGTCTG TGGACGAGCCCCACGTGCTGGTCGAGTCCGCCGCTCCAGCAAACCACCAGGTGGCTCCCAACGACAACAGCGCTCCCTCCAAGGGGAGTGGCAAGAAGCAGAAGAACGAAACAGACAAAG TGGAGAACGCGGAGATGAAGCTGAAGGAGCTTATTGGTGGCCTGTCAAGCATGGCTCTGACTGAGGCCGAGGTCGTGAGCGTGATGGCCCTCCTCTGTGACAAGAGCCCCCACGCGCTTGAAACCTGGCACAAG TCTGCTGCGAAGGCTGACCCAGAAgcccaggagagggagagactctTCATCACCCTGATGGAGGAGGCCTCCATTGCCAAGGACAAAGTGAAGCAGCTCAGCCAG GAGCTGCAGGTGGAGAAGTTGAAGACCGGCCGGGCGGAGTCTATGCTGAGGGAGCAGCACGCGGTCATGCAGAAGGAGCTGGGAGGTATGCAGGCTAAAACCCAGAGCGGCTACCAGGAGCTTCAGGCCATGCAGATTAAA atgaggGAGCAGCTGGAGGGCCAGATCAGTCGTCTCAAGCAGGAGAACAGCATCCTGAGGGACGCCGTCAGCTCCGCTGCCAACCAGATGGAGAGCAA GAACTCTGCCGAGCTGAACAAGCTGCGCTCCGAGTACTCGgggctgatgaaggagctgacgGAGACCAACGGCAagctgcagcaggaggagcaccAGAGGAAGGGGCTGGAGGTCGGCTACAAGCAGAACGTGTCCCAGCTGGAG GCTCAGCTGCAGGACACCAAGAGACACTGGGAAGAGCTCCAGAACTACCACTACAAAGTCAACGCTGAGCGGGAGAAACTCCAAGCAGCCAAACAAG AGCTGCAGAACCAGCTGCTCTCTGTGGAGACTGAGATGAACAGCAAGAACAACGAGATCCAGAACCTCCACGGCAGCCTGCAGGAGGCCATCGTGTCCAAAGACCGCGTGGAGCAGAGGGTGCGCCAGCTGCTGGAGGTCACCCAGCACAGCATGCCTGATGAGACCCTGCAGGCCCAGGTCCAG GAACTCCTGAACGAGAACAAAGGTCTTCAGGTGCAGATTGAGTCCCAACAACACCAGAACGAGAACCTTCAGGCCCAGATGTCTTCCCAG GCAACCCACATCTCCCACTTTGAGGAGCTGCAGAAGCT GCTGGCAGAGAAGGAGCTGCAGAGGAAGAGCCTAGAAGACTCTCTGAACGCGGAGCGGAGCAGTGGGGCCGTCCGAGAGACCAACATGCAG gccATTCACAATGAGAGCATGGGCCTGATAGCAGAGCTTCTGAAACTGAAGACTCAGATTTCTGAACAG AATGACTCTCGGCTAGCACTGGACCAGATCCAGATGAG CGTTCAGGAACGGGAAGATAACATCAAGACGGTGGAGGACCTGCTGAAGACCGGCCTCATCGAGGTGGCCaacaaggaggaggagctccag GCCGTGAGGGAGGAGAACCAGGCCCTGAAGAGGGACGTGGAGGCCCTGAGGCAGCAGGCCTCGGAGCAG ATTACATCGGAGACAACGGTTGAGGAACTGAAATCCCA GCTTCAGCAGAAGGACGGGGAGCTCCTCTCCATGGACGAACGTCTACAGGCGTCGCTGGGCTGCAGCTCAGCCACCGAGCAGACCGTCGCG gtgCTGGAGCGGGAGATCGAATGCCTGCAGGCGGAGACGGTGCAGAGCAGTGCAGATGCCGGTGCCCAGGTGCTAGACCTCCAGGCCAA GCTGTGCTCGAAGGACGAGGAGCTCCACGCTCTGCAGGGTGAGCTGGAGGCCCGGACCAGGGAGGTGAGCCAGCAGgtggagcagctgcagcagcag TCCCAAAGTGTGACACCAAGCCCAGAACTCCTTGCAGC GTTGTCTGAGAAGGACAGGCAGGTGTCTGACCTGCAGGTCGAGCTGTCTGAGCTCAGAGACTCTGTGGAGCTTCACAGGAAGAAAAACAAC GAGCTACGGGAGAAAAACTGGAGTGTAATGGAGGCTCTGTCAGCCACCGAGGCCCTGCTTCAGGGGAAGCTCAGCAAGGCAGTCAAG GAGAGCCAGACAGCGCTGGACTCCACCCAGGCTGAGTGTCGCGACGCGCTGCACAGACTGCTGCCCCACGTGGCCCTGCCCAGCGGACAG AACCACGGGGAGTGGCTGAACAGGTTCGAGCAGGCCGCTGCTGAGAGCTCCGCTGCCCAGTCCAATTGTGCCCCTGCATCAGGGGAGCTAGAG GGGCTGCAGGAGAAGCTGAAGGAGACAGAAGAAGCCCAGAAGGTTATGCAGAAGGACTGCGAGACGTACAAGAAGGTGTTGGCCGAGACG GAGGGCATCCTGCAGAGGCTGCAGAGCAGCGTGGAGAGCGAAGAGTCTCGCTGGAAGTTGAAACTGGAAGTGTCTCAGGGAGAGCTCGGAGAG ATGAATGTGAAAGTCGCGGCGTTAGAGCAGGAGATCGAGAGACTAAGTGACGGCGCCGAGTTGGAAAAT TTGAGACGAGAGAAGCAGCAGTTGGAAGCCGAGCTGGACagggcagagcgagagagcgctaCCTATGTCACGGAGGTCAAAGAG CTCAAAGATCTCTTGACTGAGCTGCAGAGCAAACTGGACG
- the ktn1 gene encoding kinectin isoform X4, with amino-acid sequence MAVDIYDSQYLLILAPSLVIALMFLFFWLFMKETSYDEVLAKQKRDLKLPLFRADVRKKGDKKKSKKKENAGGGGGGVAGGGGESEEDQRDFDLTDAASSSSPELEDEPEQAILPAAAPVFVATPVEAPAGLRERKKKEKKAAKAVAAAAAAAAAAAAAAAAAPPTPTPTPTEEPAMNGSRPASRKSEAPLSVSKRPGSASPKPDVQAPVVAQVLAQVQTPPLTSGKKKDKKKQKVEAVEDQQQEIKVEQVAAPTPVKKEVHLMSETSLPPATTGGKKKNSAKKQKAESVDEPHVLVESAAPANHQVAPNDNSAPSKGSGKKQKNETDKVENAEMKLKELIGGLSSMALTEAEVVSVMALLCDKSPHALETWHKSAAKADPEAQERERLFITLMEEASIAKDKVKQLSQELQVEKLKTGRAESMLREQHAVMQKELGGMQAKTQSGYQELQAMQIKMREQLEGQISRLKQENSILRDAVSSAANQMESKNSAELNKLRSEYSGLMKELTETNGKLQQEEHQRKGLEVGYKQNVSQLEAQLQDTKRHWEELQNYHYKVNAEREKLQAAKQELQNQLLSVETEMNSKNNEIQNLHGSLQEAIVSKDRVEQRVRQLLEVTQHSMPDETLQAQVQELLNENKGLQVQIESQQHQNENLQAQMSSQATHISHFEELQKLLAEKELQRKSLEDSLNAERSSGAVRETNMQAIHNESMGLIAELLKLKTQISEQNDSRLALDQIQMSVQEREDNIKTVEDLLKTGLIEVANKEEELQAVREENQALKRDVEALRQQASEQITSETTVEELKSQLQQKDGELLSMDERLQASLGCSSATEQTVAVLEREIECLQAETVQSSADAGAQVLDLQAKLCSKDEELHALQGELEARTREVSQQVEQLQQQQSQSVTPSPELLAALSEKDRQVSDLQVELSELRDSVELHRKKNNESQTALDSTQAECRDALHRLLPHVALPSGQNHGEWLNRFEQAAAESSAAQSNCAPASGELEGLQEKLKETEEAQKVMQKDCETYKKVLAETEGILQRLQSSVESEESRWKLKLEVSQGELGEMNVKVAALEQEIERLSDGAELENLRREKQQLEAELDRAERESATYVTEVKELKDLLTELQSKLDGSYTEAVRQNEQLIVLKTQLTRTVSKLQTEESERQKVAGDLYKAQQSLDLIQEELSKETGNADLIENSMSQTEEIDRKVKMTAGLNQTVRELQQLIQDVNRQLTKGQDAEADKDLPEV; translated from the exons ATGGCGGTGGATATCTACGACTCTCAGTACCTTCTCATCCTGGCCCCATCCCTCGTCATCGCCCTCATGTTCCTCTTCTTCTGGCTCTTCATGAAGGAGACCTCCTATGATGAAGTGCTCGCCAAGCAGAAGCGAGACCTCAAGCTGCCCCTGTTCAGGGCTGACGTCCGCAAGAAGGGGGACAAGAAGAAGAGCAAAAAGAAGGAGaacgccggaggcggaggtggcggtgtcgccggaggaggaggggagtcgGAGGAGGATCAGAGGGACTTTGACCTGACTGACGCCGCCAGCAGCTCCTCTCCTGAGCTGGAGGATGAGCCCGAGCAAGCAATCCTACCCGCCGCTGCTCCCGTGTTTGTGGCCACGCCGGTGGAGGCCCCAGCTGgtttgagagagaggaagaagaaggagaagaaagcaGCCAAAGCAGTcgcagccgccgcagcagcagcagcagccgccgcagcagccgccgcagcagcTCCTCCTACTCCCACTCCCACTCCTACTGAGGAACCAGCGATGAACGGCTCCCGGCCCGCTAGCCGTAAGTCAGAGGCGCCTCTGTCGGTGAGCAAGCGGCCCGGCTCGGCCTCTCCCAAGCCTGACGTCCAGGCCCCGGTCGTGGCCCAGGTCCTGGCCCAGGTGCAGACACCTCCTCTGACCTCTGGGAAGAAGAAGGACAAGAAGAAGCAGAAAGTTGAAGCAG TTGAGGACCAGCAGCAGGAGATTAAAGTCGAGCAGGTCGCAGCTCCGACTCCAGTCAAGAAAGAGGTTCACCTGATGTCAGAGACCAGCTTGCCTCCTGCCACCACCGGCGGCAAGAAGAAGAACTCTGCCAAGAAGCAGAAGGCTGAGTCTG TGGACGAGCCCCACGTGCTGGTCGAGTCCGCCGCTCCAGCAAACCACCAGGTGGCTCCCAACGACAACAGCGCTCCCTCCAAGGGGAGTGGCAAGAAGCAGAAGAACGAAACAGACAAAG TGGAGAACGCGGAGATGAAGCTGAAGGAGCTTATTGGTGGCCTGTCAAGCATGGCTCTGACTGAGGCCGAGGTCGTGAGCGTGATGGCCCTCCTCTGTGACAAGAGCCCCCACGCGCTTGAAACCTGGCACAAG TCTGCTGCGAAGGCTGACCCAGAAgcccaggagagggagagactctTCATCACCCTGATGGAGGAGGCCTCCATTGCCAAGGACAAAGTGAAGCAGCTCAGCCAG GAGCTGCAGGTGGAGAAGTTGAAGACCGGCCGGGCGGAGTCTATGCTGAGGGAGCAGCACGCGGTCATGCAGAAGGAGCTGGGAGGTATGCAGGCTAAAACCCAGAGCGGCTACCAGGAGCTTCAGGCCATGCAGATTAAA atgaggGAGCAGCTGGAGGGCCAGATCAGTCGTCTCAAGCAGGAGAACAGCATCCTGAGGGACGCCGTCAGCTCCGCTGCCAACCAGATGGAGAGCAA GAACTCTGCCGAGCTGAACAAGCTGCGCTCCGAGTACTCGgggctgatgaaggagctgacgGAGACCAACGGCAagctgcagcaggaggagcaccAGAGGAAGGGGCTGGAGGTCGGCTACAAGCAGAACGTGTCCCAGCTGGAG GCTCAGCTGCAGGACACCAAGAGACACTGGGAAGAGCTCCAGAACTACCACTACAAAGTCAACGCTGAGCGGGAGAAACTCCAAGCAGCCAAACAAG AGCTGCAGAACCAGCTGCTCTCTGTGGAGACTGAGATGAACAGCAAGAACAACGAGATCCAGAACCTCCACGGCAGCCTGCAGGAGGCCATCGTGTCCAAAGACCGCGTGGAGCAGAGGGTGCGCCAGCTGCTGGAGGTCACCCAGCACAGCATGCCTGATGAGACCCTGCAGGCCCAGGTCCAG GAACTCCTGAACGAGAACAAAGGTCTTCAGGTGCAGATTGAGTCCCAACAACACCAGAACGAGAACCTTCAGGCCCAGATGTCTTCCCAG GCAACCCACATCTCCCACTTTGAGGAGCTGCAGAAGCT GCTGGCAGAGAAGGAGCTGCAGAGGAAGAGCCTAGAAGACTCTCTGAACGCGGAGCGGAGCAGTGGGGCCGTCCGAGAGACCAACATGCAG gccATTCACAATGAGAGCATGGGCCTGATAGCAGAGCTTCTGAAACTGAAGACTCAGATTTCTGAACAG AATGACTCTCGGCTAGCACTGGACCAGATCCAGATGAG CGTTCAGGAACGGGAAGATAACATCAAGACGGTGGAGGACCTGCTGAAGACCGGCCTCATCGAGGTGGCCaacaaggaggaggagctccag GCCGTGAGGGAGGAGAACCAGGCCCTGAAGAGGGACGTGGAGGCCCTGAGGCAGCAGGCCTCGGAGCAG ATTACATCGGAGACAACGGTTGAGGAACTGAAATCCCA GCTTCAGCAGAAGGACGGGGAGCTCCTCTCCATGGACGAACGTCTACAGGCGTCGCTGGGCTGCAGCTCAGCCACCGAGCAGACCGTCGCG gtgCTGGAGCGGGAGATCGAATGCCTGCAGGCGGAGACGGTGCAGAGCAGTGCAGATGCCGGTGCCCAGGTGCTAGACCTCCAGGCCAA GCTGTGCTCGAAGGACGAGGAGCTCCACGCTCTGCAGGGTGAGCTGGAGGCCCGGACCAGGGAGGTGAGCCAGCAGgtggagcagctgcagcagcag CAGTCCCAAAGTGTGACACCAAGCCCAGAACTCCTTGCAGC GTTGTCTGAGAAGGACAGGCAGGTGTCTGACCTGCAGGTCGAGCTGTCTGAGCTCAGAGACTCTGTGGAGCTTCACAGGAAGAAAAACAAC GAGAGCCAGACAGCGCTGGACTCCACCCAGGCTGAGTGTCGCGACGCGCTGCACAGACTGCTGCCCCACGTGGCCCTGCCCAGCGGACAG AACCACGGGGAGTGGCTGAACAGGTTCGAGCAGGCCGCTGCTGAGAGCTCCGCTGCCCAGTCCAATTGTGCCCCTGCATCAGGGGAGCTAGAG GGGCTGCAGGAGAAGCTGAAGGAGACAGAAGAAGCCCAGAAGGTTATGCAGAAGGACTGCGAGACGTACAAGAAGGTGTTGGCCGAGACG GAGGGCATCCTGCAGAGGCTGCAGAGCAGCGTGGAGAGCGAAGAGTCTCGCTGGAAGTTGAAACTGGAAGTGTCTCAGGGAGAGCTCGGAGAG ATGAATGTGAAAGTCGCGGCGTTAGAGCAGGAGATCGAGAGACTAAGTGACGGCGCCGAGTTGGAAAAT TTGAGACGAGAGAAGCAGCAGTTGGAAGCCGAGCTGGACagggcagagcgagagagcgctaCCTATGTCACGGAGGTCAAAGAG CTCAAAGATCTCTTGACTGAGCTGCAGAGCAAACTGGACG
- the ktn1 gene encoding kinectin isoform X1, with protein sequence MAVDIYDSQYLLILAPSLVIALMFLFFWLFMKETSYDEVLAKQKRDLKLPLFRADVRKKGDKKKSKKKENAGGGGGGVAGGGGESEEDQRDFDLTDAASSSSPELEDEPEQAILPAAAPVFVATPVEAPAGLRERKKKEKKAAKAVAAAAAAAAAAAAAAAAAPPTPTPTPTEEPAMNGSRPASRKSEAPLSVSKRPGSASPKPDVQAPVVAQVLAQVQTPPLTSGKKKDKKKQKVEAVEDQQQEIKVEQVAAPTPVKKEVHLMSETSLPPATTGGKKKNSAKKQKAESVDEPHVLVESAAPANHQVAPNDNSAPSKGSGKKQKNETDKVENAEMKLKELIGGLSSMALTEAEVVSVMALLCDKSPHALETWHKSAAKADPEAQERERLFITLMEEASIAKDKVKQLSQELQVEKLKTGRAESMLREQHAVMQKELGGMQAKTQSGYQELQAMQIKMREQLEGQISRLKQENSILRDAVSSAANQMESKNSAELNKLRSEYSGLMKELTETNGKLQQEEHQRKGLEVGYKQNVSQLEAQLQDTKRHWEELQNYHYKVNAEREKLQAAKQELQNQLLSVETEMNSKNNEIQNLHGSLQEAIVSKDRVEQRVRQLLEVTQHSMPDETLQAQVQELLNENKGLQVQIESQQHQNENLQAQMSSQATHISHFEELQKLLAEKELQRKSLEDSLNAERSSGAVRETNMQAIHNESMGLIAELLKLKTQISEQNDSRLALDQIQMSVQEREDNIKTVEDLLKTGLIEVANKEEELQAVREENQALKRDVEALRQQASEQITSETTVEELKSQLQQKDGELLSMDERLQASLGCSSATEQTVAVLEREIECLQAETVQSSADAGAQVLDLQAKLCSKDEELHALQGELEARTREVSQQVEQLQQQQSQSVTPSPELLAALSEKDRQVSDLQVELSELRDSVELHRKKNNELREKNWSVMEALSATEALLQGKLSKAVKESQTALDSTQAECRDALHRLLPHVALPSGQNHGEWLNRFEQAAAESSAAQSNCAPASGELEGLQEKLKETEEAQKVMQKDCETYKKVLAETEGILQRLQSSVESEESRWKLKLEVSQGELGEMNVKVAALEQEIERLSDGAELENLRREKQQLEAELDRAERESATYVTEVKELKDLLTELQSKLDGSYTEAVRQNEQLIVLKTQLTRTVSKLQTEESERQKVAGDLYKAQQSLDLIQEELSKETGNADLIENSMSQTEEIDRKVKMTAGLNQTVRELQQLIQDVNRQLTKGQDAEADKDLPEV encoded by the exons ATGGCGGTGGATATCTACGACTCTCAGTACCTTCTCATCCTGGCCCCATCCCTCGTCATCGCCCTCATGTTCCTCTTCTTCTGGCTCTTCATGAAGGAGACCTCCTATGATGAAGTGCTCGCCAAGCAGAAGCGAGACCTCAAGCTGCCCCTGTTCAGGGCTGACGTCCGCAAGAAGGGGGACAAGAAGAAGAGCAAAAAGAAGGAGaacgccggaggcggaggtggcggtgtcgccggaggaggaggggagtcgGAGGAGGATCAGAGGGACTTTGACCTGACTGACGCCGCCAGCAGCTCCTCTCCTGAGCTGGAGGATGAGCCCGAGCAAGCAATCCTACCCGCCGCTGCTCCCGTGTTTGTGGCCACGCCGGTGGAGGCCCCAGCTGgtttgagagagaggaagaagaaggagaagaaagcaGCCAAAGCAGTcgcagccgccgcagcagcagcagcagccgccgcagcagccgccgcagcagcTCCTCCTACTCCCACTCCCACTCCTACTGAGGAACCAGCGATGAACGGCTCCCGGCCCGCTAGCCGTAAGTCAGAGGCGCCTCTGTCGGTGAGCAAGCGGCCCGGCTCGGCCTCTCCCAAGCCTGACGTCCAGGCCCCGGTCGTGGCCCAGGTCCTGGCCCAGGTGCAGACACCTCCTCTGACCTCTGGGAAGAAGAAGGACAAGAAGAAGCAGAAAGTTGAAGCAG TTGAGGACCAGCAGCAGGAGATTAAAGTCGAGCAGGTCGCAGCTCCGACTCCAGTCAAGAAAGAGGTTCACCTGATGTCAGAGACCAGCTTGCCTCCTGCCACCACCGGCGGCAAGAAGAAGAACTCTGCCAAGAAGCAGAAGGCTGAGTCTG TGGACGAGCCCCACGTGCTGGTCGAGTCCGCCGCTCCAGCAAACCACCAGGTGGCTCCCAACGACAACAGCGCTCCCTCCAAGGGGAGTGGCAAGAAGCAGAAGAACGAAACAGACAAAG TGGAGAACGCGGAGATGAAGCTGAAGGAGCTTATTGGTGGCCTGTCAAGCATGGCTCTGACTGAGGCCGAGGTCGTGAGCGTGATGGCCCTCCTCTGTGACAAGAGCCCCCACGCGCTTGAAACCTGGCACAAG TCTGCTGCGAAGGCTGACCCAGAAgcccaggagagggagagactctTCATCACCCTGATGGAGGAGGCCTCCATTGCCAAGGACAAAGTGAAGCAGCTCAGCCAG GAGCTGCAGGTGGAGAAGTTGAAGACCGGCCGGGCGGAGTCTATGCTGAGGGAGCAGCACGCGGTCATGCAGAAGGAGCTGGGAGGTATGCAGGCTAAAACCCAGAGCGGCTACCAGGAGCTTCAGGCCATGCAGATTAAA atgaggGAGCAGCTGGAGGGCCAGATCAGTCGTCTCAAGCAGGAGAACAGCATCCTGAGGGACGCCGTCAGCTCCGCTGCCAACCAGATGGAGAGCAA GAACTCTGCCGAGCTGAACAAGCTGCGCTCCGAGTACTCGgggctgatgaaggagctgacgGAGACCAACGGCAagctgcagcaggaggagcaccAGAGGAAGGGGCTGGAGGTCGGCTACAAGCAGAACGTGTCCCAGCTGGAG GCTCAGCTGCAGGACACCAAGAGACACTGGGAAGAGCTCCAGAACTACCACTACAAAGTCAACGCTGAGCGGGAGAAACTCCAAGCAGCCAAACAAG AGCTGCAGAACCAGCTGCTCTCTGTGGAGACTGAGATGAACAGCAAGAACAACGAGATCCAGAACCTCCACGGCAGCCTGCAGGAGGCCATCGTGTCCAAAGACCGCGTGGAGCAGAGGGTGCGCCAGCTGCTGGAGGTCACCCAGCACAGCATGCCTGATGAGACCCTGCAGGCCCAGGTCCAG GAACTCCTGAACGAGAACAAAGGTCTTCAGGTGCAGATTGAGTCCCAACAACACCAGAACGAGAACCTTCAGGCCCAGATGTCTTCCCAG GCAACCCACATCTCCCACTTTGAGGAGCTGCAGAAGCT GCTGGCAGAGAAGGAGCTGCAGAGGAAGAGCCTAGAAGACTCTCTGAACGCGGAGCGGAGCAGTGGGGCCGTCCGAGAGACCAACATGCAG gccATTCACAATGAGAGCATGGGCCTGATAGCAGAGCTTCTGAAACTGAAGACTCAGATTTCTGAACAG AATGACTCTCGGCTAGCACTGGACCAGATCCAGATGAG CGTTCAGGAACGGGAAGATAACATCAAGACGGTGGAGGACCTGCTGAAGACCGGCCTCATCGAGGTGGCCaacaaggaggaggagctccag GCCGTGAGGGAGGAGAACCAGGCCCTGAAGAGGGACGTGGAGGCCCTGAGGCAGCAGGCCTCGGAGCAG ATTACATCGGAGACAACGGTTGAGGAACTGAAATCCCA GCTTCAGCAGAAGGACGGGGAGCTCCTCTCCATGGACGAACGTCTACAGGCGTCGCTGGGCTGCAGCTCAGCCACCGAGCAGACCGTCGCG gtgCTGGAGCGGGAGATCGAATGCCTGCAGGCGGAGACGGTGCAGAGCAGTGCAGATGCCGGTGCCCAGGTGCTAGACCTCCAGGCCAA GCTGTGCTCGAAGGACGAGGAGCTCCACGCTCTGCAGGGTGAGCTGGAGGCCCGGACCAGGGAGGTGAGCCAGCAGgtggagcagctgcagcagcag CAGTCCCAAAGTGTGACACCAAGCCCAGAACTCCTTGCAGC GTTGTCTGAGAAGGACAGGCAGGTGTCTGACCTGCAGGTCGAGCTGTCTGAGCTCAGAGACTCTGTGGAGCTTCACAGGAAGAAAAACAAC GAGCTACGGGAGAAAAACTGGAGTGTAATGGAGGCTCTGTCAGCCACCGAGGCCCTGCTTCAGGGGAAGCTCAGCAAGGCAGTCAAG GAGAGCCAGACAGCGCTGGACTCCACCCAGGCTGAGTGTCGCGACGCGCTGCACAGACTGCTGCCCCACGTGGCCCTGCCCAGCGGACAG AACCACGGGGAGTGGCTGAACAGGTTCGAGCAGGCCGCTGCTGAGAGCTCCGCTGCCCAGTCCAATTGTGCCCCTGCATCAGGGGAGCTAGAG GGGCTGCAGGAGAAGCTGAAGGAGACAGAAGAAGCCCAGAAGGTTATGCAGAAGGACTGCGAGACGTACAAGAAGGTGTTGGCCGAGACG GAGGGCATCCTGCAGAGGCTGCAGAGCAGCGTGGAGAGCGAAGAGTCTCGCTGGAAGTTGAAACTGGAAGTGTCTCAGGGAGAGCTCGGAGAG ATGAATGTGAAAGTCGCGGCGTTAGAGCAGGAGATCGAGAGACTAAGTGACGGCGCCGAGTTGGAAAAT TTGAGACGAGAGAAGCAGCAGTTGGAAGCCGAGCTGGACagggcagagcgagagagcgctaCCTATGTCACGGAGGTCAAAGAG CTCAAAGATCTCTTGACTGAGCTGCAGAGCAAACTGGACG